The Desmonostoc muscorum LEGE 12446 genome includes a region encoding these proteins:
- a CDS encoding PIG-L deacetylase family protein, whose product MNNHLDYNNFGQRTVLTIYAHADDEVLPAAGTLSLMSKAGWNVLCLILTDGSLSSSSIKGTRHQEADAAGKIIGANYEFHALEECNFSTQAVIKVAEEAIGRWHPDLIITHAPQPEKYGHRDHEVCAIAVSNVATRKNIPLWYSAPPVFLRDFEPNFFVDITSVIQEKVAAIGCYESEANKAFMQLDAILILSRFWARELGHKDGYFEAFEISRQWVDASFFTAIANSNKQVIKQDWLGI is encoded by the coding sequence ATGAATAATCATTTAGACTATAACAACTTTGGTCAGCGAACTGTGTTGACAATTTATGCTCATGCTGATGATGAAGTTCTACCTGCTGCTGGTACTCTCAGTTTAATGTCTAAGGCAGGGTGGAATGTTCTTTGCTTAATTTTGACTGATGGTAGTCTTTCTAGTTCGTCTATTAAGGGTACACGTCATCAAGAAGCAGATGCAGCTGGTAAAATCATCGGTGCAAATTACGAATTTCACGCACTAGAAGAGTGCAATTTCTCAACACAAGCAGTGATTAAAGTTGCTGAAGAAGCTATTGGGCGTTGGCATCCGGATTTAATTATTACTCACGCACCACAACCTGAAAAATATGGACATAGAGATCATGAAGTGTGTGCCATCGCAGTTTCTAATGTTGCTACCCGCAAAAACATACCTTTGTGGTATTCAGCACCACCTGTTTTTTTGCGTGATTTTGAACCAAACTTTTTTGTGGATATAACCTCTGTAATTCAGGAAAAAGTCGCAGCTATTGGTTGTTATGAATCAGAAGCAAATAAAGCATTTATGCAACTTGATGCCATACTTATTTTATCTCGTTTTTGGGCACGTGAATTAGGTCATAAAGATGGCTATTTTGAAGCTTTTGAAATTTCTCGGCAATGGGTTGATGCTAGCTTCTTTACTGCCATAGCAAATAGTAATAAACAAGTAATCAAGCAAGACTGGTTAGGTATATAG
- a CDS encoding STAS domain-containing protein, producing MSLSVTVLELSGILDGIRGNELRREVNDILANGADILLLDLKEVKFIDSSGLGALVSAMQMVRKADSRLFVCSINDQVRMLFELTKMDRIFQTFADQEEFNRQVLAIQN from the coding sequence ATGAGTTTAAGTGTAACAGTACTAGAATTGTCTGGAATTTTAGATGGCATTAGAGGTAATGAACTGCGTCGTGAAGTTAACGACATTTTAGCAAATGGAGCGGATATTTTATTGCTCGATCTCAAAGAAGTAAAGTTTATCGATAGCTCTGGTTTAGGCGCTTTAGTATCAGCAATGCAAATGGTACGAAAAGCCGATAGTAGACTTTTCGTCTGTTCTATCAACGATCAAGTCAGGATGTTATTTGAACTGACTAAAATGGATAGAATTTTTCAAACCTTTGCCGACCAAGAGGAATTCAATCGCCAAGTACTAGCAATACAAAATTGA
- a CDS encoding PP2C family protein-serine/threonine phosphatase, whose translation MFKILVIDDDPTVRAVLKSTLKKQGYDVTVASNGEEGITQAELVRPALIICDWMMSQVDGLEVCRRIRAEPELATTFFILLTARGAARGEEEDRVRGLDAGADEFISKPIEMNELKARVRAGLRLHQLNQDLQSKKQALETLNQDLRTQKQILEAELAEAADYVRSLLPSPLVGAVTTENLFIPSAQLGGDCFGHNWLDDDHLAIYLLDVSGHGVGSALLSVSVLNVLRSQSLPNTNFCQPSQVLKALNHAFQMRKHGDKYFTIWYGVYHRLKRQLIYANAGHPPALLLSSSSTKNIQVQQLTSLDLPIGFLADVEFDDAVFEVQENSSLYIFSDGAYEINQPDGNILGLDAFIDLLTKCSQKDTCNLNQLLANIFTFNAQDNLDDDLSLVKVNFS comes from the coding sequence ATGTTTAAAATTCTGGTTATTGATGATGATCCTACAGTCCGAGCAGTACTGAAAAGCACACTTAAAAAGCAGGGTTATGATGTAACTGTAGCTAGTAATGGTGAAGAAGGAATTACACAAGCAGAACTGGTACGTCCTGCTCTAATTATCTGTGATTGGATGATGTCTCAGGTAGATGGACTAGAAGTATGTCGGCGAATTAGAGCAGAACCAGAGTTGGCGACTACGTTTTTTATTCTATTGACTGCTAGGGGAGCAGCTCGAGGAGAGGAAGAAGATAGAGTTAGGGGACTTGACGCTGGAGCAGACGAGTTTATCTCTAAACCAATAGAGATGAATGAATTGAAAGCAAGAGTCAGAGCAGGACTAAGGTTACACCAGCTGAATCAGGATTTACAAAGTAAAAAGCAAGCTTTGGAAACACTCAATCAGGATTTACGAACCCAAAAGCAAATTTTAGAAGCAGAATTGGCTGAGGCCGCTGATTACGTGCGATCGCTTTTACCTTCACCCCTTGTAGGAGCAGTAACTACAGAAAATTTGTTTATTCCTTCAGCACAGCTAGGCGGTGATTGCTTTGGCCATAATTGGCTCGATGACGATCATTTGGCAATTTATTTGTTAGATGTATCAGGACATGGAGTAGGTTCAGCACTCTTATCTGTATCGGTGCTGAATGTTTTGCGATCGCAATCTCTACCAAACACAAACTTTTGTCAACCCAGCCAAGTCCTAAAAGCCCTCAATCACGCCTTCCAAATGAGGAAGCACGGTGATAAATACTTCACAATTTGGTATGGTGTTTATCACCGCCTGAAACGTCAACTCATTTATGCCAACGCCGGACATCCACCTGCTTTACTTTTATCTAGTAGCTCTACAAAAAATATCCAAGTTCAACAGCTAACTTCTTTAGATTTACCAATTGGCTTTTTAGCTGATGTTGAATTTGACGATGCTGTTTTTGAAGTCCAGGAAAACAGCAGTTTATATATTTTTAGCGATGGTGCTTATGAAATTAATCAGCCAGATGGTAATATTTTAGGTCTTGATGCTTTCATTGACTTATTAACCAAATGTAGCCAAAAAGATACCTGTAACCTCAATCAACTATTAGCAAATATTTTCACCTTTAATGCTCAAGATAATCTTGATGATGACTTATCTTTAGTAAAAGTTAACTTTAGCTAG
- a CDS encoding ATP-binding protein, with translation MSKKIYLKVNTDLTASPEVLSWFEQINQPSLPDKKIWWQCQTLLIEGFTNIVEHAHKNLPIETPIEMEAVRLNEYIEIRIWSQGECFNLEEQLQQTSEFEDNDQERGRGLKIMSAIADKLSYERTVDNRYCLFISKYY, from the coding sequence GTGAGTAAGAAAATTTATCTAAAAGTCAACACAGATCTGACAGCTTCGCCTGAAGTTTTATCTTGGTTCGAGCAGATAAATCAACCAAGTCTTCCCGATAAAAAAATTTGGTGGCAATGTCAAACACTTTTGATAGAGGGATTTACTAATATTGTTGAACATGCCCACAAAAATTTACCCATTGAAACTCCGATTGAGATGGAAGCTGTGCGGTTAAATGAATACATAGAAATTCGTATTTGGTCTCAAGGCGAATGCTTTAATTTAGAGGAGCAATTGCAACAAACATCTGAATTTGAGGATAATGACCAAGAACGTGGACGTGGTTTAAAAATCATGTCTGCCATTGCTGACAAGTTGAGTTATGAGCGGACAGTAGATAATCGTTACTGCTTATTTATTAGTAAATATTACTAA
- a CDS encoding IucA/IucC family protein, which translates to MIEQTIITAAMPQLIINRTDKEIAEQATIQSFFNCYLRETGTGKSIKANSEVIDDAINEVFTRTKAQVLIRCYLEHKNIQILAGLRYYSLTGRHLFYLPIYYQPADKTGVLEVDYVTLVSLLTKELALADGSNGHQDELLRRVVESCCNIEQFVRQRRQDTDILYAFKSNFIETEQALIFGHPLHPTPKSRQGFAENELAIYSPELKGSFPLYYFRAHQSIVESGSALPQTAIELIKAELLTDGEVDENFKMNYCRADEYALLPVHPWQANFLRCQPGVQQLFNQGLLEDLGLQGRAFMPTSSIRTVYHSDATFMVKLSLNVKITNSMRAISYKELKRAVELYQLLNTGVGNQLCDRFPQFNIIREPAYITLKIDGEPSAGFASLLRENVFPANPAPDVTCLISLCQDAMFNDGSRLTNIINLLAKREQRTTNEVSRDWFRRYLTISLEPILWLYFTYGIGLEAHQQNSVLQLQDGYPYRFFFRDNQDYYCHPDFREHLDSILPGFSNRSYTVCKNAVAADERLGYYFFNNHLLGLINAFGVGGLVDERVLLAELRTALDKYAHIEQDRSKLLHQLRQSQWRCKANLISRFHDIDEMHSSLATHSIYATIDNPLVL; encoded by the coding sequence ATGATAGAGCAAACCATTATTACTGCTGCAATGCCACAACTGATTATAAATCGCACTGACAAGGAAATTGCTGAACAAGCAACAATTCAAAGCTTTTTCAATTGTTACCTGCGAGAAACTGGTACTGGCAAAAGCATAAAAGCCAATAGTGAAGTCATAGATGATGCCATAAATGAGGTATTTACTCGTACCAAAGCTCAGGTATTAATACGATGTTATTTGGAGCATAAAAATATACAAATATTGGCTGGTTTACGCTACTATTCACTAACTGGACGCCATTTGTTTTACTTGCCAATTTATTATCAGCCAGCAGACAAAACTGGTGTTTTAGAAGTTGATTACGTCACCTTAGTTAGTCTGCTGACAAAAGAGTTGGCGCTGGCTGATGGTAGCAATGGGCATCAGGATGAATTGCTGCGGCGAGTAGTGGAAAGCTGTTGCAATATAGAACAGTTTGTTCGGCAGCGGCGACAAGATACTGATATACTTTATGCTTTCAAAAGTAATTTTATTGAAACCGAACAAGCACTAATTTTCGGTCATCCTTTACACCCAACGCCGAAAAGCCGTCAAGGTTTTGCTGAGAATGAATTAGCAATTTATTCTCCGGAATTGAAAGGGAGTTTTCCTCTTTATTACTTTCGCGCCCATCAGTCAATAGTGGAGTCTGGTTCAGCATTGCCACAAACAGCTATAGAACTGATCAAAGCAGAACTGTTGACGGATGGTGAAGTGGATGAAAACTTCAAGATGAATTATTGCCGTGCAGATGAATATGCCTTGTTACCAGTGCATCCTTGGCAGGCAAATTTTCTGCGGTGTCAACCAGGAGTGCAGCAGTTATTCAATCAGGGATTGCTGGAAGATTTGGGTTTACAAGGGCGAGCTTTTATGCCTACTTCTTCAATTCGCACAGTTTATCATTCTGATGCAACGTTCATGGTCAAACTGTCTTTGAACGTCAAGATTACTAACTCAATGCGGGCTATCTCCTATAAAGAGTTAAAAAGAGCGGTAGAACTTTATCAATTATTGAATACCGGAGTTGGTAACCAACTGTGCGATCGCTTCCCACAATTTAATATTATCCGCGAACCTGCCTACATCACTTTGAAAATAGACGGCGAACCAAGTGCTGGCTTCGCTTCGCTATTGCGAGAAAATGTTTTCCCAGCCAATCCTGCTCCTGATGTAACTTGTTTAATATCCCTATGTCAGGATGCTATGTTTAATGATGGTTCGCGCTTAACAAATATTATCAACTTGCTAGCAAAGCGCGAACAACGCACCACAAATGAGGTTAGCCGCGATTGGTTTCGCCGTTACCTCACAATTTCATTAGAGCCGATTCTTTGGCTTTACTTCACATATGGCATCGGGCTAGAAGCGCATCAACAAAATAGTGTTTTGCAACTACAAGACGGTTATCCTTACCGCTTCTTTTTCCGCGATAATCAAGATTATTACTGTCACCCGGATTTTCGGGAGCATTTAGATAGCATCCTCCCTGGCTTTAGCAACAGAAGCTATACAGTGTGCAAAAATGCCGTTGCTGCTGACGAACGCCTGGGTTATTACTTTTTCAACAATCATTTGTTGGGACTGATTAATGCCTTTGGTGTCGGAGGCTTGGTGGATGAGCGAGTACTTTTAGCAGAACTCAGAACAGCTTTAGATAAATATGCACATATAGAGCAAGACAGATCGAAACTCCTGCATCAGCTTCGTCAGTCACAATGGCGTTGCAAAGCCAATCTAATCTCACGTTTTCATGATATTGATGAAATGCATAGTTCTTTAGCCACCCACTCCATTTATGCTACTATCGATAACCCTCTTGTCTTGTGA
- a CDS encoding LysR family transcriptional regulator encodes MDADLRLLRYFVAVAEDLNFTRAAERLYISQPALSKQIRQLERELGIELLRRNSREVKLTAAGEALLPLAQGLIQDWQFTLLKLREVAARETQTLRVGFVCRIGSELTKSILSRFQALQPGWKVAIRFFEFSDPTAGLLSGNTDVALLRLPVPKQEKLFTEILLVEPRWVALSSEHPLTQLDVLQIADLVNEPFITVPAETGIWRDHWLAKNERNGHPIVFGTEVNNTNEAMEAVINGQGIALVSETTTQVYALSGQTFRPVQDVSPSVLAVAWRRDSSNSVVEDFVQACLDASQQSS; translated from the coding sequence ATGGATGCAGACTTACGCTTGCTTCGTTACTTTGTTGCGGTGGCTGAAGATTTGAACTTCACCCGTGCTGCTGAACGGTTATATATCTCACAACCAGCATTGTCCAAGCAAATTCGCCAACTAGAACGGGAATTGGGCATTGAACTACTGCGCCGTAATAGTCGAGAAGTGAAACTAACCGCTGCTGGTGAAGCACTCTTGCCTTTAGCCCAAGGGCTGATCCAGGATTGGCAGTTTACTTTATTAAAGCTGCGAGAAGTAGCAGCGAGAGAAACGCAGACATTGCGCGTTGGTTTCGTTTGCAGGATTGGCAGCGAATTAACGAAATCTATCCTTTCACGGTTTCAAGCCCTACAACCAGGATGGAAGGTAGCGATTCGTTTCTTTGAGTTCTCAGATCCTACGGCCGGACTACTCTCTGGCAATACTGATGTTGCCCTGTTACGCTTGCCAGTTCCCAAACAAGAAAAACTATTCACTGAAATCTTATTGGTTGAACCAAGATGGGTTGCCTTATCATCTGAGCATCCATTGACGCAGCTGGATGTTTTGCAGATAGCTGATTTGGTTAATGAACCGTTTATTACAGTGCCTGCTGAAACAGGAATATGGCGAGATCACTGGTTAGCAAAGAATGAACGTAACGGTCATCCAATTGTTTTTGGCACCGAAGTAAACAATACCAATGAAGCAATGGAAGCAGTGATTAATGGTCAAGGAATAGCACTAGTATCGGAAACTACCACACAAGTTTACGCACTGTCTGGACAAACTTTCCGCCCAGTTCAGGATGTCAGTCCCAGTGTGCTAGCTGTGGCATGGCGACGAGATTCTTCAAACAGCGTAGTTGAAGACTTTGTGCAAGCTTGTCTTGATGCAAGTCAGCAAAGTAGCTGA
- a CDS encoding RRXRR domain-containing protein, which yields MTKVLILDANKQPLYPVRISRARLLLSQGKATVFQRYPFTIILKESLSHLKLEQLGFKIHPDVKSKKGVGSGE from the coding sequence ATGACCAAAGTTCTGATTCTCGATGCCAACAAACAACCGTTATACCCAGTACGTATCAGCCGTGCTAGGTTGCTATTATCACAAGGTAAAGCTACCGTATTCCAGCGATATCCCTTTACTATCATTCTCAAGGAATCCCTTTCCCATTTAAAACTTGAGCAACTTGGGTTCAAAATTCACCCTGATGTCAAAAGTAAAAAGGGAGTAGGGAGTGGGGAGTAG
- a CDS encoding cysteine dioxygenase family protein, giving the protein MTNDTILEPLPEDQWFIESQELRSLVATVREITASTTKNRTQTLAKLEPYFQELLAQQQWLPEKFAQVNPQSKMGGGIGQWLLYRAKDRSLSVFSLVIPPGSTTPVHDHLAWGLIGLYKGNQEETVYRRVDNGNAEGHAQLQITEVRSLQRGDIYRLLPPDGDIHAVKTTSESESVSIHLLGNDK; this is encoded by the coding sequence ATGACGAACGATACTATTTTAGAACCATTGCCTGAAGACCAATGGTTTATTGAAAGCCAAGAACTGCGATCGCTTGTAGCAACAGTACGTGAAATTACTGCTAGTACTACTAAAAATCGCACACAAACTCTCGCTAAATTAGAACCCTATTTTCAAGAGCTACTTGCCCAACAGCAATGGTTACCCGAAAAGTTCGCCCAAGTCAACCCCCAAAGTAAAATGGGGGGTGGTATTGGTCAATGGCTACTTTATCGGGCTAAAGACCGTTCTTTGTCAGTCTTTAGCTTGGTGATTCCCCCTGGTTCCACCACTCCTGTCCACGACCATTTAGCTTGGGGATTGATTGGTTTATACAAAGGCAATCAAGAAGAAACAGTCTATCGGCGTGTAGATAACGGCAATGCCGAAGGACACGCACAATTACAAATAACTGAAGTGCGATCGCTTCAAAGGGGCGATATTTACCGCCTCCTACCTCCAGATGGTGATATCCACGCCGTCAAAACCACATCCGAGAGTGAATCTGTATCCATCCATCTTCTCGGTAATGATAAGTAG
- a CDS encoding IS630 family transposase — MIFLREINPLSLKLLERIYRQSRYHQVRQRAHFLILANQGVELQELMKIFNVSYKTIYNWINRWESSGMVGLYNKLGRGRKRIFKPEQEAKIREWAKLEPRQLKKTLQKIKSEWDIEVSTETIKRILRNFYMTWHRMRRDVGGEPDPIEYKEKSAQLTEFKRLEDEGKINLYYLDETGFCLIPSVPYGWQDIGEYLTITSRRSARLNVLGIMNRNNHLEAYVSFQSINSDVIIACIDTFFPQVDKPTVIVVDQSSIHTSDMIIDKVEEWQERGITIFQLPSYSPELNLIEILWRFIKYQWLEIDAYKNWQTFVASVENILREFGKNYVINFV; from the coding sequence ATGATTTTTTTGAGAGAAATCAATCCTCTTTCTTTGAAACTACTGGAGCGAATATATCGCCAAAGCAGATATCATCAGGTGCGCCAAAGAGCACATTTCTTAATTTTAGCTAATCAAGGAGTAGAGTTACAAGAATTAATGAAAATATTTAATGTTAGTTATAAGACTATCTATAACTGGATAAATCGTTGGGAATCATCAGGGATGGTTGGACTTTATAATAAACTAGGAAGAGGTAGAAAACGAATATTTAAACCAGAACAAGAAGCAAAAATTAGAGAGTGGGCGAAACTTGAACCAAGACAATTAAAAAAGACGCTACAAAAAATTAAATCAGAATGGGATATTGAAGTTAGCACTGAAACTATTAAAAGAATATTAAGAAATTTTTATATGACTTGGCATCGAATGCGACGAGATGTTGGAGGAGAGCCAGATCCTATAGAATACAAGGAAAAATCTGCACAGTTAACAGAGTTTAAACGATTAGAAGACGAAGGTAAAATTAACTTATATTACTTAGACGAAACCGGATTTTGTTTAATTCCTTCTGTTCCTTATGGATGGCAAGATATCGGAGAGTACTTAACTATTACTAGTCGCCGTAGTGCGCGCCTAAATGTTTTAGGAATCATGAATCGAAATAATCACCTTGAAGCTTATGTCTCTTTTCAAAGTATCAATTCAGATGTGATTATTGCTTGCATTGATACTTTCTTTCCCCAAGTAGATAAACCGACGGTAATTGTTGTTGATCAATCCTCTATTCATACCAGTGATATGATTATTGATAAAGTTGAAGAATGGCAAGAACGTGGCATTACCATCTTTCAATTACCTTCCTATTCACCAGAGCTAAATTTGATTGAAATTTTGTGGCGGTTTATTAAGTATCAATGGCTCGAAATAGATGCTTACAAAAATTGGCAAACCTTTGTCGCATCTGTCGAAAATATTCTCCGAGAATTTGGTAAAAACTATGTAATTAATTTTGTTTAG
- a CDS encoding class II aldolase/adducin family protein, producing the protein MPKYDRPQPPVFERVEDERLHRKQRLAAAFRLFGRFGFSEGIAGHITARDPEFTDHFWVNPLGVYFGHIRVSDLILVNKEGEVVKGDAQVNQAAFAIHSQIHEARPDVIAAAHAHSIYGKAWSSLGRLLDPLTQDSCAFYEDHALFEDYTGVVLDTSEGKRLAEALARSKAIILRNHGILTVGHTVDEAAFWYISLERSCQAQLLAQAAGRPNIIKHETARLTHSQVGAPRSGWFSFQPLYDRIVREEPDFLD; encoded by the coding sequence ATGCCCAAGTACGATAGACCGCAACCCCCTGTATTCGAGCGAGTTGAAGACGAACGCCTGCACCGCAAGCAACGCCTAGCCGCTGCCTTTCGCCTGTTTGGTCGCTTTGGCTTCTCTGAAGGCATCGCAGGTCATATTACAGCCCGCGATCCGGAGTTTACAGACCATTTCTGGGTCAATCCATTGGGAGTATACTTCGGCCATATCCGAGTTTCTGACCTAATTTTGGTTAATAAAGAAGGTGAGGTGGTGAAAGGCGATGCTCAAGTAAATCAAGCCGCTTTCGCCATCCATTCTCAGATTCATGAGGCTCGACCTGATGTAATTGCAGCCGCACACGCTCATTCAATTTATGGCAAAGCCTGGTCGAGTTTGGGTCGTCTGCTTGACCCCTTGACTCAAGATTCTTGTGCTTTTTATGAAGACCATGCACTGTTTGAAGATTATACAGGTGTCGTATTAGATACCTCTGAAGGAAAGCGACTTGCGGAGGCTTTGGCGCGAAGTAAAGCCATAATTCTGCGTAACCACGGCATTTTAACTGTGGGACATACGGTAGATGAAGCTGCTTTTTGGTACATTAGCTTAGAGCGATCGTGCCAAGCACAACTGCTAGCACAAGCCGCAGGTAGACCCAATATCATTAAACACGAAACAGCCCGTTTGACACACAGTCAAGTGGGAGCGCCTAGAAGTGGGTGGTTCAGCTTCCAGCCACTTTACGACAGGATTGTGCGGGAAGAACCTGATTTTCTCGATTAG
- a CDS encoding ribbon-helix-helix protein, CopG family, translating into MKEKRLSIRITEYELLQLKQEADKRGMSSSDVVRAWIAQLPKPKKRTISD; encoded by the coding sequence ATGAAAGAAAAAAGGCTCTCGATCCGAATAACAGAATACGAATTATTGCAGTTGAAGCAGGAAGCAGATAAAAGGGGGATGTCAAGTTCTGATGTAGTTAGGGCATGGATTGCACAACTGCCTAAACCTAAGAAAAGGACTATATCTGATTAG
- a CDS encoding RNA-guided endonuclease InsQ/TnpB family protein, translating to MHDNRMQLVEQRIIKKSNPAWEQIDTMSFAAKNLWNAANYCIRQSFIYGHGVPSYNSMDKLMQSSLEYKALPAKVAQQVLRLLGKSWEGYFAAIAQYKLDKTNFTGKPKIPGYKSKDGRCVLIFSEQSTSKKVFKKSGQIKLSAIDYNFDTQVKQSDYCQSRIVPKLDHYILEIVYEVSDHELNQSTERIAAIDLGIDNLMAVTSNVPGFKPVLVNGRPLKSMNQFFNKKRATLQRRSGVQTSKRIKHLTSKRNFKVKNYLHRASNYVIELLMELGVTKLVVGQNHDWKRSVNIGKRNNQAFVSIPHGQLIDMLTYKGNRAGINVIVREESYTSKSSFLDGDFIPDYGSKPTDRKPSGKRICRGLYRTKSGRLCNADVNGSYNILIKEFPDAFETGDSEVLVDPIRVNLSGFIAKSLTPF from the coding sequence ATGCATGATAACAGAATGCAGTTAGTAGAGCAGCGCATCATCAAGAAAAGTAATCCGGCTTGGGAGCAGATAGATACAATGTCATTTGCTGCTAAGAACCTGTGGAACGCTGCTAACTATTGCATTCGTCAATCGTTCATTTACGGGCATGGTGTGCCGTCCTATAATTCAATGGACAAGTTAATGCAGTCAAGCTTGGAGTACAAAGCACTGCCAGCTAAAGTTGCACAGCAAGTATTGAGGTTGTTAGGTAAGTCGTGGGAGGGATACTTCGCGGCGATCGCCCAATATAAATTAGACAAGACTAACTTTACAGGTAAGCCAAAAATACCGGGATATAAATCTAAGGATGGGCGCTGTGTTTTAATTTTTAGTGAGCAATCCACATCAAAAAAGGTATTTAAAAAGTCAGGGCAAATAAAGCTTAGTGCGATTGACTATAATTTTGATACTCAGGTAAAGCAATCAGATTATTGTCAGTCCCGGATCGTGCCAAAACTTGACCATTATATTTTAGAAATAGTTTATGAGGTTAGCGACCATGAATTGAATCAGAGTACAGAACGTATTGCAGCAATTGATTTAGGAATTGATAATTTGATGGCGGTAACATCAAACGTGCCAGGGTTTAAACCTGTTCTCGTTAACGGTCGTCCACTCAAAAGTATGAATCAGTTTTTCAACAAGAAACGTGCAACTTTGCAACGTCGCAGTGGAGTCCAAACATCCAAAAGGATTAAACACCTGACGAGTAAGCGTAACTTCAAAGTTAAAAATTATTTGCATCGTGCATCTAATTATGTGATTGAACTACTCATGGAGTTAGGGGTTACAAAATTAGTCGTTGGTCAAAATCATGACTGGAAGCGTAGCGTTAATATCGGTAAGAGAAATAATCAAGCTTTCGTGTCGATACCTCACGGACAGTTGATTGATATGCTCACCTATAAAGGGAACAGAGCCGGAATCAATGTTATTGTTCGGGAGGAGTCATACACCTCTAAATCGAGTTTTCTTGATGGTGATTTTATTCCTGACTATGGCAGTAAGCCAACGGATAGGAAGCCATCGGGTAAACGAATATGTCGGGGACTGTATCGCACAAAGTCTGGGCGACTTTGCAATGCTGATGTTAACGGTAGTTACAACATCCTGATCAAAGAATTCCCCGATGCTTTCGAGACAGGGGATAGCGAGGTCTTAGTTGACCCAATTCGGGTAAATCTGAGTGGTTTTATCGCCAAAAGCTTGACTCCATTCTAA